The following are encoded together in the Planctobacterium marinum genome:
- a CDS encoding ExbD/TolR family protein, producing MARKEREQGEDAAIDMTPMLDIVFIMLIFFIVTTSFIKEAGIEVNKPTAKTVVEKKGANIFVAITADGDVWLDKRQIDPGAVRANVERLLAEQASEVVIVQADEDAEHGKVVDVMDQIKAAGVNRIAVAAIGG from the coding sequence ATGGCTCGCAAAGAACGTGAACAGGGAGAAGATGCAGCGATTGATATGACACCGATGTTGGACATCGTGTTTATCATGCTTATCTTCTTCATTGTTACTACATCGTTTATCAAAGAAGCAGGCATCGAAGTTAACAAACCTACAGCAAAAACTGTGGTTGAAAAGAAAGGTGCCAATATATTCGTGGCCATTACTGCTGACGGTGACGTCTGGCTAGACAAGAGACAAATCGACCCGGGCGCTGTACGCGCTAATGTCGAGCGTCTGTTGGCTGAGCAAGCATCAGAAGTAGTTATTGTTCAAGCTGATGAAGATGCTGAACATGGAAAAGTGGTCGACGTTATGGATCAGATAAAAGCCGCAGGTGTTAATCGCATAGCGGTAGCGGCGATAGGTGGTTAA
- the apt gene encoding adenine phosphoribosyltransferase, with protein sequence MTADIVKSAIKTVPDYPKPGIMFRDVTSLMQDAKAFKHSISLLAEQFSGMRFDRVAGTEARGFIFGAPLALELGIGFVPVRKPRKLPREVISESYQLEYGEDCLEMHKDAVFHGEKVLMIDDLLATGGTMVATANLIRQLGGVVEHAGFVVSLPDLGGEQKLAQHGIKSAAICQFDGD encoded by the coding sequence GTGACTGCTGACATTGTAAAATCGGCCATTAAAACCGTACCAGATTACCCCAAGCCGGGCATTATGTTCCGTGATGTAACCTCGTTAATGCAAGATGCTAAGGCATTTAAGCATTCAATCTCATTGCTGGCTGAGCAGTTCTCAGGAATGCGTTTCGATCGCGTTGCAGGAACAGAAGCAAGAGGTTTTATTTTCGGGGCTCCACTGGCACTAGAACTGGGGATAGGCTTTGTTCCAGTGAGAAAGCCACGCAAATTACCCAGAGAGGTGATCAGTGAGAGCTATCAATTAGAATACGGTGAAGATTGTCTTGAAATGCACAAAGACGCGGTTTTTCACGGCGAAAAAGTGCTTATGATTGACGACCTGCTTGCCACTGGCGGCACTATGGTTGCTACGGCAAATCTGATTCGCCAACTGGGTGGCGTTGTGGAACATGCCGGGTTTGTTGTTTCATTGCCTGATCTAGGTGGTGAGCAAAAGCTGGCGCAGCACGGTATTAAAAGCGCCGCTATCTGTCAGTTTGATGGGGATTAA
- a CDS encoding DUF692 domain-containing protein: MKQLYGAGLGLRREMTAELDAGLPEEVDFWEVAPENWIPFGGKYQQQLKHYTQGNQFVSHGLSLSIGSPEKLDVNFVKQVKAFLDEHDVLFYSEHLSYCSGKGHMYDLMPIPFTRDAIDHVVARIQQVQDILQRPLLMENVSYYAAPGQELSELEFTVEVLRRSGCLMLLDVNNIYVNAINHKYDPVEFLKGIPSGKIVYGHIAGHYDEASDLLIDTHGAEVKDEVWQLLDKAYQLHGVFPTLLERDFNIPAMETLLEEVNRIKSIQAKHASTQNKSA, from the coding sequence GTGAAACAACTTTATGGTGCCGGATTAGGACTACGCAGAGAGATGACAGCAGAGCTTGATGCCGGATTGCCCGAGGAAGTCGACTTCTGGGAAGTAGCACCAGAAAATTGGATTCCATTTGGCGGAAAATACCAGCAGCAATTAAAGCACTACACACAAGGGAATCAGTTTGTTTCTCATGGCCTGTCGCTTTCTATCGGTTCACCTGAAAAGCTCGATGTGAACTTTGTGAAGCAAGTAAAAGCCTTTCTGGATGAACACGACGTTTTATTTTACAGCGAACATTTGAGCTATTGTTCTGGAAAAGGACACATGTATGATTTGATGCCGATACCTTTTACGCGAGACGCGATAGATCATGTGGTAGCCAGAATTCAGCAGGTACAGGATATTCTTCAGCGTCCTTTGCTGATGGAGAATGTTTCTTATTATGCCGCACCCGGTCAGGAACTTTCTGAACTTGAGTTTACCGTAGAAGTGTTAAGGCGTTCCGGTTGTTTGATGCTATTGGACGTAAATAATATTTATGTAAATGCCATTAATCACAAATATGATCCGGTGGAGTTTTTAAAGGGTATTCCGTCGGGAAAAATTGTCTATGGACATATTGCAGGTCATTACGACGAAGCTTCGGATTTATTGATAGATACACACGGGGCAGAGGTTAAAGATGAAGTATGGCAATTGCTTGACAAAGCCTATCAGCTACACGGTGTGTTTCCGACACTATTGGAAAGAGATTTTAACATCCCCGCGATGGAAACATTACTGGAAGAGGTCAATCGCATCAAATCCATTCAAGCGAAACATGCTTCAACCCAAAACAAGAGTGCTTAA
- a CDS encoding DUF3450 domain-containing protein: MSKRNLIASAVVGVLALSGSALVSADPLSDLQNEAGKNHAAAKKAQERINNIYEQTQDLLVEYRQVVDETENLKVYNDHIARLVADQQEAIDDLQRQIDSIDGVKKGVVPLMYNMIDSLEKFIELDVPIRYEQRKARVERLKEVMGNANVTVSEQFRLILDAYSIELDYGTTINSYQGELDFGGQTISADFFNLGRTALVALSLDQKNGWVWDNNARTWNELEDSYLSSVNKAIKMAKKLEPVNLVKLPVPAAE; this comes from the coding sequence ATGAGCAAGAGAAATTTAATTGCCTCAGCTGTCGTAGGTGTTTTAGCACTTAGTGGCAGTGCCTTGGTCTCAGCAGATCCGCTTTCGGATTTGCAAAATGAGGCTGGAAAAAATCATGCGGCTGCAAAAAAAGCCCAGGAACGAATCAATAACATTTACGAGCAAACTCAAGATTTGCTTGTTGAGTATCGTCAGGTGGTTGATGAAACCGAAAACCTGAAAGTTTATAACGACCACATCGCTCGTCTTGTTGCTGATCAGCAAGAAGCAATTGATGACCTACAACGTCAAATTGATAGCATCGATGGTGTGAAAAAAGGCGTAGTACCATTGATGTACAATATGATCGACTCGCTTGAGAAGTTCATTGAGCTTGATGTGCCAATTCGTTACGAGCAACGTAAAGCACGTGTCGAGCGCCTGAAAGAAGTTATGGGTAATGCCAACGTTACCGTATCTGAGCAATTCCGTTTGATTCTCGATGCTTACTCCATTGAACTTGATTACGGCACTACGATTAATTCTTATCAAGGCGAGTTAGATTTCGGTGGTCAAACCATCTCTGCTGACTTCTTCAACTTGGGCCGTACCGCCCTTGTTGCTTTATCGCTTGATCAGAAGAACGGTTGGGTGTGGGATAACAATGCACGCACCTGGAACGAGCTAGAAGACAGCTATCTGTCATCGGTAAACAAGGCGATCAAGATGGCTAAGAAACTTGAGCCTGTTAACTTGGTTAAACTACCTGTTCCCGCGGCGGAGTAA
- a CDS encoding MotA/TolQ/ExbB proton channel family protein, translating to MLFLIETWESVRDFIATGGDVLYVVALALFLMWIFMIERFWFLNAVFPTVHKNIVAKWDAREDTTSWYAHRIRDAWISEASDSLNERILLIKTLVAMCPLIGLLGTVTGMINVFETMATQGTSNPRLMAAGISMATIPTMAGMVAALSGLFFSSRLETKVKIAKEKLIDSLPHH from the coding sequence ATGTTATTCCTGATAGAGACATGGGAATCTGTCAGGGATTTTATCGCTACTGGCGGCGATGTCTTGTATGTCGTCGCACTAGCGCTCTTCCTAATGTGGATATTCATGATTGAGCGCTTTTGGTTTCTTAACGCGGTATTCCCAACTGTACACAAGAATATTGTGGCTAAATGGGATGCCCGTGAAGATACCACTTCCTGGTATGCGCATAGAATTCGTGACGCTTGGATTTCCGAAGCTTCGGATAGTTTAAATGAGCGCATTTTGTTAATTAAAACACTAGTCGCGATGTGTCCGTTAATCGGACTGTTGGGCACGGTAACCGGAATGATTAACGTGTTTGAGACAATGGCCACACAGGGTACAAGTAACCCTCGTTTGATGGCTGCAGGTATATCAATGGCAACTATTCCTACTATGGCAGGAATGGTAGCGGCATTGTCCGGACTGTTTTTCAGTTCTCGTCTCGAAACCAAAGTGAAAATCGCGAAAGAAAAGTTGATTGACAGTTTGCCTCATCACTAG
- a CDS encoding B12-binding domain-containing radical SAM protein → MQNTFFSQTSSILHRQSNLMLVSLTGKHSAINLALADIELIASMLNSDNEEQAISAFLGTESGKNAAKNITSSLLKTRLKELSVLSKHFDTPPGETIADLAVNIEPSELDGFDKQQVNYLSMHHSVHVTSNGFISYAPKIQGFIKLSSEQVILLFSFAQGRAQEELLRDATFQTRSPEWLTAQIVALKNAGILVSKTILKSKNETQLSVFSTETPEATMGDLDWQSISADDRIPVYFVPHMENHFPLALGVLLNALNEYKDGLLSERFLFLPINYLEPSELINGPYRKFGNGIWLFSNYMWSIDLNMQISNAIKQHDSGNFTIHGGPSTPDYPQACAEFLNKHPSVDIAVHGEGEVTITEIFEVLNQSFKVDADLDRYKLSQVAGITYKDPISRNVVRTGSRERMKQPDAVSSPYLSGVFDNYQGRVEAAIIESNRGCPYGCTFCDWGSATNQKVRKFDLERVFDEITWIGRNQVRVLWIADANYGLYERDIDISKHIVATKQKYGYPQEVVVNYTKNSTRKLVDIIKVFSEGGIISQGIISIQTTDDKTLEVINRKNIRTERYDELSEIFAELKLPLSTDLMIGLPGITVASFKRDLQRYIDKDISVKAYPTQLLPNSPMADPEYIEKYQIEVDENSFITSTYSFTHEELIEMKGLFHVYEMAEGYGLLRYVIRFLQWEHQIQSIDFLQKLMLDIQSSPAEYPLLTWAVRFFNTEKSMPGGWLAFYREVSSYIKEQYGLVEDSALSTVLSVNAAAMPDDGLNYPYQAQLQHDFVRYFKDAKDNLQPLKSYVQAEFQVSDPNSLVDIDLNAAQYDSHQYFWELHSEVARPKSLVKMSTTASE, encoded by the coding sequence ATGCAAAATACCTTTTTTAGTCAAACATCATCGATTCTCCATCGTCAGTCGAATTTGATGTTGGTATCCTTGACAGGAAAGCACTCCGCTATCAATTTGGCGTTGGCCGATATTGAGCTCATTGCCTCCATGCTTAACAGTGATAACGAAGAACAAGCCATAAGTGCTTTCTTGGGAACCGAATCCGGGAAGAATGCAGCAAAAAACATCACAAGTTCTCTGCTTAAAACCAGGCTAAAAGAATTATCTGTCTTATCAAAGCACTTTGATACTCCACCAGGTGAAACGATTGCTGATTTAGCAGTTAACATTGAGCCATCAGAGTTGGATGGTTTTGATAAGCAGCAAGTGAATTATCTGAGTATGCATCACAGTGTGCATGTTACATCGAATGGCTTCATTTCTTATGCGCCCAAAATACAAGGTTTTATCAAGCTAAGCTCAGAGCAAGTAATATTACTGTTTTCCTTTGCACAAGGCCGAGCTCAGGAAGAGCTTCTGCGTGATGCCACGTTTCAAACTCGGTCACCAGAATGGCTCACAGCTCAGATTGTTGCGCTAAAAAACGCTGGAATACTGGTAAGTAAAACAATACTTAAAAGTAAAAATGAAACTCAATTAAGCGTGTTTTCAACTGAAACACCAGAGGCCACGATGGGGGATTTGGATTGGCAAAGTATCTCTGCCGATGATCGTATCCCTGTTTACTTCGTACCGCACATGGAAAATCACTTCCCATTGGCGCTTGGGGTCCTTTTAAACGCACTTAACGAATATAAAGATGGCCTTCTGTCTGAGAGATTCTTGTTTTTACCCATTAATTACCTTGAACCTTCAGAATTAATAAATGGACCATATCGCAAATTTGGCAATGGTATCTGGCTATTCTCTAATTATATGTGGTCAATTGACCTCAATATGCAGATCAGTAATGCCATAAAACAACACGATTCAGGTAATTTCACTATCCATGGTGGACCTAGTACACCTGATTATCCTCAGGCTTGCGCAGAGTTTTTAAACAAACACCCCTCAGTGGATATTGCCGTTCACGGTGAGGGAGAGGTTACCATCACAGAGATTTTTGAGGTATTGAACCAGTCTTTCAAAGTGGACGCCGACCTTGATAGGTACAAGCTAAGTCAGGTTGCGGGTATCACCTACAAGGACCCTATTTCCCGAAACGTGGTGCGCACCGGTAGCAGAGAACGCATGAAACAACCTGATGCTGTGTCTTCACCATATTTGTCCGGGGTGTTCGACAATTATCAGGGCAGGGTGGAAGCGGCTATTATTGAGAGTAATCGCGGCTGTCCTTATGGTTGCACCTTCTGTGATTGGGGCTCAGCCACTAATCAGAAAGTGCGTAAATTTGATTTAGAAAGAGTGTTTGATGAGATTACCTGGATAGGGCGAAATCAGGTTCGAGTACTCTGGATAGCAGATGCCAATTATGGACTTTACGAAAGGGATATTGATATCTCTAAACATATCGTCGCCACAAAACAGAAATACGGCTATCCCCAAGAGGTGGTGGTTAATTACACTAAGAACTCGACGCGTAAGTTAGTGGATATCATCAAGGTGTTTAGCGAAGGTGGTATCATAAGTCAAGGTATCATTTCTATTCAAACAACGGATGATAAAACGCTTGAAGTTATAAATCGCAAAAATATTCGCACAGAACGCTATGATGAATTATCGGAAATCTTCGCCGAACTTAAACTGCCGCTTTCTACCGATTTAATGATCGGCTTACCCGGTATAACTGTTGCTTCATTCAAGCGAGATTTGCAACGCTACATAGACAAGGATATCTCAGTTAAGGCATATCCAACTCAATTATTGCCTAACAGCCCCATGGCGGACCCGGAATATATCGAAAAGTATCAAATAGAGGTTGATGAGAATAGTTTTATTACTTCAACCTATAGTTTTACGCATGAGGAGCTCATCGAAATGAAGGGACTTTTTCATGTTTATGAAATGGCCGAAGGATATGGGCTGTTGCGCTATGTGATCCGATTCTTGCAATGGGAACATCAAATACAGAGTATCGACTTTTTACAAAAGCTGATGCTGGATATTCAGTCATCTCCTGCCGAGTATCCGTTGCTAACTTGGGCCGTGCGATTTTTTAACACAGAGAAAAGTATGCCCGGTGGCTGGCTTGCGTTTTACCGAGAAGTATCCAGTTATATCAAAGAACAATATGGACTCGTCGAAGACAGTGCACTGTCTACAGTGTTGTCAGTGAATGCAGCAGCCATGCCCGATGATGGCCTTAATTATCCTTACCAAGCTCAATTGCAACATGATTTCGTGCGCTACTTCAAAGACGCAAAGGATAACTTGCAGCCTCTCAAATCCTATGTGCAAGCAGAGTTTCAGGTGTCAGATCCGAACTCTCTAGTGGACATAGATTTAAACGCGGCGCAATACGACTCACATCAATATTTTTGGGAGCTACATTCTGAAGTTGCACGTCCCAAGTCGTTGGTAAAAATGTCAACTACCGCTAGTGAATAG
- a CDS encoding MotA/TolQ/ExbB proton channel family protein: protein MKNTIKALLVASSVAAMSMPAMAQSSLDQLLEQVKSNRVSEAKINQQREAEFLAARADKQALLNKARADLRAETDRGERLKKQFADNEIALANKEVELENAVGTLGEMFGVVRSAAAEAFGRISTSIVSAQYPDRTELLEKLSNESKGLPNISELEDMWFALQTEMTESGKVTQFQAEVISLDGGSSSQTVTRVGTFNLIGDEGYLLYKDDLKQVQPLGKQPDGHMVSAAQSFTSASGLAPLFVDPSRGSILSLLTQAATLEDRYHAGGIPGYIITVMLAIGALIAVYKVVTLTVMGGAIRSQLKNIDNPSTKNPLGRILTVYEENKSADTETLELKVDEAILRELPSIESGINIIKILAAIAPLLGLLGTVIGMIATFQQITLFGTGDPKIMAGSISMALVTTAQGIIAALPLILLHAITAGKSKSILHILDEQAAGIVASRAEGEKA, encoded by the coding sequence ATGAAGAATACTATTAAAGCACTATTAGTGGCTTCTTCTGTAGCCGCTATGTCAATGCCAGCTATGGCACAAAGCTCACTTGATCAACTGTTAGAGCAAGTTAAGAGCAACCGCGTATCTGAAGCGAAGATAAACCAGCAACGTGAAGCCGAGTTCTTGGCAGCGCGCGCAGACAAGCAAGCGTTGTTAAACAAAGCACGTGCAGACCTGAGAGCCGAAACCGACCGTGGTGAGCGCTTGAAGAAGCAATTTGCCGATAACGAGATCGCGTTAGCAAACAAAGAAGTTGAGCTTGAGAATGCCGTTGGTACATTGGGTGAGATGTTCGGTGTTGTTCGTTCTGCAGCAGCAGAGGCATTTGGTCGTATCTCCACTTCAATCGTAAGCGCTCAGTATCCTGACAGAACTGAACTACTAGAGAAACTGTCTAACGAGTCTAAAGGTCTGCCTAACATTAGCGAACTAGAAGACATGTGGTTTGCTCTGCAAACTGAAATGACTGAATCTGGTAAAGTGACGCAGTTCCAGGCCGAAGTAATCAGTCTTGACGGTGGCTCTTCTTCTCAAACTGTAACTCGTGTTGGTACTTTCAACCTTATCGGTGATGAAGGTTACTTGTTGTACAAGGATGACTTGAAGCAAGTACAACCCCTTGGTAAGCAGCCTGACGGTCACATGGTTTCTGCAGCACAAAGCTTTACCAGTGCAAGCGGCTTAGCTCCTCTGTTTGTTGACCCTTCACGTGGTTCAATCTTAAGCCTGTTAACGCAAGCAGCAACGCTTGAAGATCGTTATCACGCAGGTGGTATCCCAGGTTACATCATCACTGTTATGCTAGCTATCGGTGCTTTAATTGCTGTTTACAAAGTGGTTACTTTGACAGTAATGGGCGGCGCAATCAGAAGCCAGCTTAAAAACATTGATAACCCATCTACCAAGAACCCTCTGGGTCGTATCTTGACTGTTTATGAAGAGAACAAGTCTGCTGATACAGAAACTCTAGAGCTTAAAGTTGACGAAGCTATCTTGAGAGAATTACCTTCTATTGAAAGCGGTATCAACATCATCAAGATTTTAGCAGCCATTGCTCCGTTGCTGGGTCTGTTGGGTACCGTAATCGGTATGATTGCAACCTTCCAGCAAATCACCTTGTTCGGTACTGGTGATCCTAAAATTATGGCAGGCAGTATCTCCATGGCATTGGTAACAACGGCTCAAGGTATTATCGCTGCATTACCATTAATTCTTTTACACGCTATTACAGCAGGTAAGAGTAAGAGCATTTTGCATATTCTCGACGAGCAAGCTGCGGGCATCGTAGCTTCACGTGCAGAAGGGGAGAAAGCGTAA
- a CDS encoding tetratricopeptide repeat protein encodes MTADLFKKALHAHQSGDLKSASEYYQKLLKRAPREYNALQLLGGVYHAQGDNRSALKYLLASLKIKPDQPQVMLNVATCQRQLQEYTAALGTLSQVIRKDPANFGAFKSRMFVLVEMGDYQRAYQELDTQIHKFPGHYELYNLLGAVASECEHYQKAIKAYKKALKIRPNSDVARHNLGLAYCQNNEPENALKEYLIVLNSGKHSYQLMHNLGNAYLDLGHFEQAITYFNNALKLNYKSLDSHKKLSDSLWQSGEIKNYLRNFETAIKKYPDEKKFLYEYVHRLLKGQCNLDAKALLEAHYHKHKEDCVFQYLYGKCLTSVGEVDEARSWLLKASASNQLSDDEKLDLCGYLLAVQEAEPVRKITSEILTEKPEHVGALAWWGLYLRKVSDDAERELNNYQQLIGEYQIFDPRVDSNFYRTLLNTLTRLHLANEELIDKSSHNGTQTRRHLFKTEVPCLLELETRFKGCVEDYLTEKSQYRKWGPWPESDKFVISDAWSVRLKEQGYHKGHYHPRGQISGIFFLSLPKPGGSIEQNSGYLAFGDPDIGNVDDFPAQHLIKPEVGKLVIFPSCFWHSTNTQTLSGQKITISFDVNAPKFS; translated from the coding sequence ATGACCGCGGATTTATTTAAGAAAGCATTACACGCCCATCAGTCTGGCGATTTGAAAAGTGCCTCAGAGTATTATCAAAAGCTTCTCAAGAGGGCCCCAAGAGAATACAACGCTCTGCAATTATTAGGTGGGGTTTATCATGCCCAAGGGGACAATCGCAGCGCACTAAAATATCTACTTGCTTCTCTTAAAATTAAGCCGGATCAACCGCAGGTAATGTTAAATGTCGCCACTTGTCAAAGGCAGTTGCAGGAATACACCGCCGCACTTGGTACGTTAAGTCAGGTGATCCGTAAAGACCCGGCTAACTTTGGCGCGTTCAAATCACGGATGTTTGTGCTTGTGGAGATGGGGGACTACCAGCGGGCGTATCAGGAATTGGATACTCAAATCCACAAGTTTCCCGGACACTATGAATTATACAATCTTTTAGGAGCCGTTGCGTCAGAGTGTGAGCATTATCAAAAGGCGATTAAAGCTTATAAAAAAGCCCTAAAAATCAGGCCAAACTCTGATGTGGCGAGGCATAACTTGGGGTTGGCTTACTGCCAAAATAATGAGCCTGAAAACGCTCTGAAAGAATACTTGATAGTTCTGAACAGCGGTAAGCACAGTTATCAATTAATGCATAATTTAGGAAACGCCTACCTAGATTTAGGGCACTTTGAACAGGCCATAACCTACTTTAACAATGCCTTAAAGCTGAATTATAAAAGCCTTGATAGTCACAAAAAACTGAGTGATTCACTTTGGCAGTCAGGTGAAATTAAAAACTACTTACGCAATTTCGAAACGGCGATTAAAAAGTATCCGGATGAAAAGAAATTTTTGTACGAATACGTTCATCGATTGTTAAAAGGACAGTGTAACCTTGATGCAAAAGCGCTATTAGAAGCACATTATCACAAGCACAAAGAAGACTGTGTTTTTCAATACCTATATGGAAAGTGCCTGACATCAGTCGGGGAGGTTGATGAAGCCAGAAGTTGGCTACTCAAGGCAAGTGCATCAAACCAATTAAGTGACGATGAAAAATTAGATTTATGTGGCTATTTGTTGGCAGTACAGGAGGCTGAACCGGTACGCAAGATTACAAGTGAAATCCTTACAGAAAAACCTGAGCATGTTGGTGCGCTCGCTTGGTGGGGGTTATACCTGCGCAAGGTGAGTGATGATGCAGAAAGAGAACTGAATAATTATCAACAACTTATCGGTGAGTATCAAATATTCGACCCAAGAGTAGATAGCAACTTTTATCGTACATTACTAAATACCTTGACTCGTTTGCATTTGGCAAACGAAGAGCTCATAGATAAATCCAGTCACAACGGCACGCAAACAAGGCGCCACTTATTTAAAACGGAAGTGCCTTGTTTATTAGAGCTTGAAACGCGTTTTAAAGGCTGTGTTGAGGATTATCTAACAGAAAAATCACAATATCGGAAATGGGGACCTTGGCCAGAATCGGACAAATTTGTTATTTCCGATGCATGGTCTGTGCGATTGAAGGAGCAGGGATATCACAAAGGTCACTACCACCCGAGAGGGCAAATCAGTGGTATTTTCTTTTTGTCGTTGCCTAAGCCCGGTGGAAGCATTGAGCAAAATTCTGGTTATCTGGCATTTGGTGATCCTGACATAGGAAATGTAGATGACTTTCCAGCACAACATTTAATCAAACCCGAAGTGGGAAAACTGGTCATATTCCCCTCCTGTTTTTGGCACAGTACCAATACCCAGACGCTTTCAGGACAAAAAATAACCATTTCTTTTGATGTAAATGCACCTAAATTTTCTTGA
- a CDS encoding energy transducer TonB has protein sequence MGRIIVSIIVGAAITFALFFIMAELISNSQRPPEESAPPPIIDIVMNEPDSNVQTRTRVPPPPPPPPPQPPKMQPAEPEVADANTDGMSFNMPGVDLGGASIDIGGPGSMQRDGEATPIVRIEPRYPIQAARDGKEGWVRLSFTINEVGGVEDVEVIEADPKRVFDREAKRALRKWKYKPKIVDGKPVKQFNMRVQLDFKLEGDS, from the coding sequence ATGGGTAGAATTATCGTTTCAATCATTGTTGGTGCTGCGATTACTTTTGCCTTGTTCTTCATTATGGCTGAGTTGATTTCTAACTCACAAAGGCCTCCTGAAGAGAGTGCACCGCCACCTATTATCGATATCGTGATGAACGAGCCGGACTCCAATGTTCAAACCAGAACAAGAGTTCCGCCTCCGCCACCACCTCCGCCTCCACAACCGCCGAAAATGCAACCGGCAGAGCCTGAGGTAGCTGATGCTAACACTGACGGTATGTCGTTTAATATGCCCGGTGTAGACCTCGGTGGAGCTAGCATAGACATTGGTGGTCCAGGGTCAATGCAACGTGATGGTGAAGCAACGCCGATTGTACGTATCGAACCAAGATACCCAATCCAGGCAGCTCGTGATGGCAAAGAAGGCTGGGTAAGATTGTCGTTTACCATTAACGAAGTAGGTGGCGTTGAAGACGTGGAAGTTATTGAAGCCGACCCGAAGCGTGTGTTTGACCGAGAGGCGAAGCGCGCTTTGAGAAAGTGGAAATACAAGCCTAAAATCGTAGATGGCAAACCGGTTAAACAGTTCAACATGAGAGTACAACTAGACTTCAAACTGGAGGGTGATTCATGA
- a CDS encoding DNA-binding domain-containing protein: MSFIDVQQQFMRHIRDPQNNPAPQGIEDRRLAVYRELFFNNILGFLNSGFPVLESLYSEQDWQVLARRFFSDHDCRSPYFVDISREFVEFLANEVTEQEYRYPFVPELAHYEWLELNLSTRKSGPLRIWDKVQSFNSFHFSPLAELVSYQWPVHQISEHYIPDSPGEENFFFVVHRDNDNQVHFSQINQVTAWLLSQMEDRVFNLEQLNTVMLSGLSQLPSEQVLKATADIVEQMLGKQIFVLPSKSS, translated from the coding sequence ATGTCTTTTATTGATGTACAACAGCAGTTTATGAGGCATATTCGAGATCCGCAAAACAATCCTGCTCCACAAGGTATAGAAGACCGACGATTGGCCGTATACAGAGAGCTGTTTTTTAACAATATTTTAGGATTCCTGAATTCCGGCTTTCCGGTACTTGAATCTCTTTATTCTGAACAGGACTGGCAAGTCCTCGCGCGGCGTTTCTTCAGTGACCATGATTGTCGCTCACCCTATTTTGTGGATATTAGTAGAGAGTTCGTAGAGTTTCTGGCAAATGAAGTTACTGAGCAGGAATATCGTTATCCCTTCGTACCAGAGTTGGCGCACTATGAATGGTTAGAGCTGAACTTGAGTACGCGCAAATCTGGACCTCTGAGGATTTGGGATAAAGTACAGAGCTTCAACAGTTTTCACTTTTCTCCGTTAGCAGAGCTCGTAAGTTATCAATGGCCCGTACATCAAATATCAGAGCATTACATACCTGATAGCCCCGGTGAAGAAAACTTCTTTTTTGTGGTACACCGAGATAACGACAACCAGGTACATTTTTCTCAGATTAATCAGGTTACTGCGTGGTTGCTGTCACAAATGGAAGACCGGGTTTTTAACCTTGAGCAGTTGAATACAGTGATGTTGTCTGGGTTATCACAATTACCCTCCGAGCAAGTGCTCAAAGCAACAGCAGATATCGTAGAGCAAATGTTAGGCAAACAAATTTTTGTGTTACCCTCTAAATCGTCTTGA